TGGTATCGCCTTGGGGATTTCGGCACAAGCTTCTGGATCGGATGCCATTGCTTCAGGATATAACTCATCGGCTTCTGGGGACCACTCACTTGCGATTGGGCAGCAAGCTAATGTTTCCGGAGACAACAGTTACCTCATTGGTTATCAGGCATCCACCACGGGAAATAATACGGTGGGTATCGGTTATCAGGCGGCTCCTGATTCACTCGGTTCCGTTGCAATCGGCTCTGGTTCTCATACACAGGATTACTATGGCGTAGCGATTGGCTATTCTGCGCAAGTGTTGAACTCGGACAATGGTGTTGCTATCGGCTATCAGGCCAAGGTCAATAACAGCGCTGATTATTCTATTGCCATCGGATATTCTTCATTGGTGGGCTCGAACCATGCGAGTTCCATTGCCATCGGAAATAATGCTACGGCATCAAATGATAATGCGATTGCGTTCGGATACAACGCAACCGTTTCTGCGGACAACATGATCTCATTGGGGAACAGCAGTACGGAAACCATCCGTGGGTATGTGAACTTCACGGCTACCTCTGATGGGCGTTTTAAACGGAATGTTCAGGAAAATGTGGTCGGGCTCGAATTCATTAATCGACTTCGCCCCGTTACCTACAATTATGATGTGGATGCGATTGAAGCATTCTACGGAAGAGTAGTTCCTGCCGATCTGAGAGAGGCCGCGGATAGAAAAGAACGCCAGTTGATAACTGGATTCATTGCGCAGGAAGTAGAGGCTGCCGCCAAAGAGGTGGCCTACGATTTCTCAGGTATTGACCTTCCGAATGACGACCAGGATCATTACGGTTTGCGCTATGCGGAGTTTGTGGTGCCATTGGTAAAGGCCACGCAGGAACTGAACGCCAAAGTGGTTTCGCAGCAATTGGTGATCGACCGGCAGAAACAGACCATTGAGGAATATGAGGCTGCATTGAAGACAATGAAAGAGAAACTGAACGACCTGAAAGCGCAAGCAGACAGGAACTCGGCCAGTTTCGGAATCAGCCAATCCAAATAATTGCAGTTGAACGAAATGACCTTCAAGATGCAACATTGGATTTCAAACAGCAACGTAGACCGAACAATGAAAAAGGCAGGTAGACTCGTTCTGGTACTTAGTGGTTGTCTCGTCTTTTTTATTCCATTTGCAAGCTCGCAGACCTTCAATGAATCGTTAGGAACAGGGGCCGGAGCAAGCATTACTTCCGGTGATTATAATGTGTTTATCGGTGATAGTGCAGGCGCCAGCGTAAGTACAGGAAGCCATCACATTATGATCGGTTTTGATGCTGGGCGCTACACCACCAGTGGCACATATGGAGATGTATTCATCGGCTATTATGCAGGTCTTTGGAACACTACAGGTTATGATAACATAGCTATTGGTGATTATGCCTACGGTGGGGGAAACTCAGACTATGCTACAGGACGCTCTGGAAATTCAGATAATATCGTAATAGGCGCAGATGCAGGACGCTTGATGACCGCTGGGGCCTACGACAACACTTTCATTGGAGATGAGGCCGGTAAGAACCATACCACGGGTGATGACTGTACTTTCATTGGAGAAGATGCTGGCTACAACAATACCACCGCAAGCGACAATACGTTCGTTGGATCTGCCGCAGGTCGTAGTAATACAACAGGTTATCGGAACACATCATTGGGGAATGAAGCCCTTTATGATGTTTCAACTGGGCACCATAATACGGCACTTGGCGATTCTGCCGGAACAGACGTAGGGCAGGGTATTTATAATACGTTCATTGGTGCTGCCTCTGGTGCGGCCACCGAGTATGCTGACCGAAATACCTTTGTTGGAGCCTACGCAGGTTGGGATAACAATCGGACCAATGGTACCAATGGTGAAGGTGAGGAGAACACGTATGTGGGATTTACTGCAGGTTACTCCAATCGGGAGGGAAACTATAACGTGGGTATGGGTGCTTATGCTGATTTCAACGGTACTGTGCGTTCAAGAAATGTATTTGTTGGAGCATATAGTGAGGTAAATGGGGATGATAACGTAGTGGTCGGCTATTCAGGCGAGGTACACACTAATACCCGCTCAATCTCCATCGGATCATATTCAGATGTGCAGCATAATGATGCCTTGGCAATCGGCTACAACGCCAGTATTTCAAATTCTTCGCGCTATTCTTCAGCTATCGGAAGCAACTCGAATAATGATGCAACTAAAACCCAGCTTTGGGGAGCCAGTTCCGATGCGGCAGCGCAAGCCGATCAGTCAATAGGTATTGGTCACGAAGTGAACTTGGATTCCGTTGGGGTTATTGCATTGGGCTATCAGGCCGTAGGCCAGAGCGACTACGGGATTGCCATAGGTTATACAGCGTCTGTTACAAGAGAGAAGTCAGTTGCCATCGGGTATACTGCCTCTGTTTCAGATACGGCAAGTGTGGGTATCGGGTCAGCGGTTACTGTTACCGGTAGCTCATCGGTGGCCATCGGGGCATCTTCCTCGGTCGCTAATTTTCGCGGTGTTGCCATTGGGTATTCGACTGCGCTTACCGCGGATAGTGCAGTGGCCATTGGTTACGGCTCTTCAGTCTCTGGTGCTTACGGAATTGCATTGGGTGTATTGGCACAAGCTACTACTGGTTCGGATGCAATTGCGGCCGGTTACACAGCCTCTGCCTCTGGAAACCACTCAGCTGCCATTGGTCAGGAAGCATCTGTTTCTGGAGATAAAAGTTACCTCATAGGCTATCAAACGACTACCACCGCTGATGAAGCTATAGGTATCGGTTATCAGGCATCGCCAGATTCTATCGGTACGATCGCCATTGGTTCAGCGGCTACAGGTGAAGACATTTATGCCGTTGGCATTGGGCATACGGCCGAAGCGAGAGGGCCTTATTCTGTTGCAATTGGTTATCAGTCCCGTGTAAGTTATCTGGCTGATTATGGTATTTCAATCGGATATTCTTCCAATGTTGGGAACAACGATGATAACGCGATCGCAATCGGTAATAACGCTACTGCAAGCCATAGTAATACCATCGCATTCGGTTACAATGCAACTGTTTCTGCGGACAATATTGTCTCCATGGGGAACAGCAGCACCGAGACCATCCGTGGGTATGTGAACTTTACTTCTACTTCAGACAGAAGATTTAAGCGAAATATTCAGGAGAATGTTGTTGGTCTTGAGTTCATTACCAGATTGCGTCCCGTTACTTACAATTTCGATGTGGATGCGATTGAGGCATTCTACGGCCGAACGGTTCCTGCGGATCTTCGGGAAGCAGCAGATAGAAAAGAACGCCAGTTGGTAACTGGTTTCATTGCGCAGGAAGTGGAAGCAGCTGCCAAAGACGCTGGTTATGAGTTCTCAGGTATCGACATGCCAAACAGCGAGGAAGACCATTATGGCTTGCGTTATGCAGAGTTTGTGGTGCCTTTGGTAAAGGCTGCACAGGAATTGGATGCAGCCATCCAAGAGGGTGACATGACCTTGAATGCGGCTCAGAATTCACTTCGAACACAGACATCTGAATTGGATCAGATGAAAGCGGAACTTGCCGATCTTGAAAAGCAGATCAATGCCAATTCGCGGCAATTGGGCTACGGGTCGTCTCGATAACCCTTAATTTCTTGTTGAAATGTTGCGCCTTGCAAAGCTCACTTTCTTGTTCTGTTTTTGCTGGAGCATTTCGGCTTTGGCTCAAACGTCAGATTCAACTTCCGTTCAGGTAGGATTTTCTGGCACGTTGACGCAGGCCACAGAACTGGCCCGTGAAAAAGGCATGAATTTCTTTGTGGTGGTTTGGGAGGATGAGGAAAGTCCTGCGTACAAAAACCTTGTAACGATACTGAGCGATTCAACAGTTATTCAAGCATTTGATGGGAAGGTTCTTCCACTTGTGGCTCAACGCACCACCTCAAACGGCATGAACTTGGAGAAACAGTTTGGATTTACGGAATTTCCAACAGCCATGTTTGTGAGTTTGGAAGGTGAAGAACTCTACACGTTGGAGGCTCCAGCAAAGTTGGCGGCCGATCAGCTTATCGACCTCTACGAACGAAACGCCAGACCGTGATCTTTCGGAGAATTTCCGAGCTGCCCAATTACGCCATTCACCTCATTCTCATGGTGCTGGCCGCAGCGGTCTATTACCCGATGATGAATGCCGAGTTTGTGAGGTGGGATGACACCCACTACATTCTGCAAAACCTTTTGGTGAGGCATTTTTCTTGGGAAGCAGTGAAGGACATTTTCACCACCAAGCAGGTAATGGGAACTTACAGTCCGATAATCCTGCTTTCGTGGATGATAGATTACAAGATTGCAGGCTATGACCCGCGTTGGTTCCATGCCGTAAACTTCGGGTGGCATCTGCTGAATATCACCCTTGTGTACGGCCTGATCAAGCGTTGGTTTGCAAATAAGGAGGTGGCGCTGGTTTCGACATTACTGTTTGCCGTGCATCCGATGAATGTAGAGGTGGTGGCTTGGGCAACAGGTCGAAAAGACCTCATGTTCGTTGGTCTGCTTCTGCTATCGCTTTGGTTCTACCATAAGTATGCGATTGGAAAAAGACCTTTGGTCATTTACGGACTGACGCTGTTGTTCTTTGTGCTTGCCGTTCTGGCAAAGGCGGTGGCGGTCGTTCTGCCTGTCATTCTGCTGTTGTTGGATGTCTTTGTTTACCGCAAGAAATTCAGCTTCAAACTCGTATTGGAAAAGCTGCCATTCTTTGTGATTGCGTTGGCGGGTGGTATTTGGGCCATTGTCGCGCAGAAGGATGTGGGTGCCATCCAATCTGCCAACGACATTCCAGTTTGGATGACTCCTTTTCTGTTCACGTACCGAATAGCGCAATACCTCATCCGTTTCGTCTGGCCGCCATACCTCAGCAACTTTTATCCGTTCGATGAAATGCTCGGGCAAGGCCTGCCATGGTATGTTTTCGCCTCGCTTCCAGCGGTTCTGTTTCTATTTTTTCTTCTTTGGAGATACGGTCGCAAACTGCCGCTGACGTTTTTCGGTGTACTGTTCTTCACGGTCTGCCTGCTTCCCGTACTTCAACTCATTCCGCTTGGTAATTCGCTTATTGCCGACCGCTACGTGTACCTGCCATATATCGGCCTGTTCATTTCGCTGGTTCTGGTATTGGTGGAAGTGGGAAAAACGGCTTCCAAACCGATGAATCTGAGTTTGAACGTTATCGTTCTGGTGTGGATAATTGCCCTTGGATTCAGAGCCAATCTGCAGGCCAGGGTTTGGGAAAGCGACCGTACGCTCTGGTCAAACTACATTGAACATTACCCTGATGACGACATGGGTTACGGAAAACTCGGCATTTACTATGCCGACCACGGTGAGATGGAAGAAGCAATGGATTGCTTTAACAAGGAAGTTGAAAAAGACCCTGATTTCTATTCGGGTTATACCAATCGCGGGTTGGCGTATGAAGAAATGGGCGATTTTGACCGCGCCTTTGCTGACCTGAACAAGGCCATCGAGCTGAGAGATGATTTTGCCATGTCCCGCATCAATCGCGGGTTGGCGTATTTGAATACTGGTCAGCTGCAAAAAGCATTGGCCGATCTTGAAAAGGCCATTGAATTGGAACCGCAGAACCCTGCCGCGCATTACAATTTGGCTTTGACCATGGAACGCCTCCAGAAAGTACCAGAGGCACTTGATCATTACTCAAAGGCAATCGAGATCGACCCGAAAAATCCTGAACTCTATTACCATCGAGGCAGGTTGTATGCGCTGACATTTAAACTGAATGAGGGTTTGGCAGATATTGACCGCGCCTTGGAACTCAACGGCAATGACCCGAAGTATTACGTGCTGAGGTCGGAGATATACATTTCAAAGGGAGATAAGCGGATGGCCAAGGAAAATGCGTTACAGGCCAAGGCCAGAGGCGGAGTTGTCTCCGAGCAATACATGCGGATGTTGGACGACTGATTCCCCACCGTAGGTGCATTCTCTATCTTGTAGCACTATTCACCGACCGAATTCCCGTCTGGGATGCCCAAACAAAAGAACATACTGCTTGTAGGGTTAAGCATCCTTGCCATGGCGCTGGTCTTTGCCAGCTTGGTCGACCCAGAATTTTGGTGGGGTATTCATTGGTTGGCATTTCTTCCAACGGAACTTAAAGTCGGATTTCTCCTGCTGGCAGCCGTTCCATTTTTGCTTTTGATCCCGAGCCTGAAGATTGATCGGTTACTCTCCAAGAGTTGGGCGAAATGGTCCGTTTTCAGTTTGCTTCTGCTCGGGGCACTTTTCATGTTCGATCACTTTCCCATTGTAATGGACATGTACGGGAATGCATATCAATATGTCGGTTTCCGTAATGAGATGTTCACCGCATACCCTGAACAGGCGATCGATGAACTGCTAACATTTGAACTGGTGCCTTCGGCTGGAAGAAAGACCATTCTGCACTCATACACGGTCATTTCCTATTATGCGGAACTTGAATACGGAACCATCTTCAAGTGGGCAGGACTCATTTTCGAATTCCTTTTCATCGGTCTTTGGATCTGGTTCGTCCATGGAAAGGTCAAGCAACCATTGTGGCAGATCATGTTGGTTATCATTGGAATTTTTGCACCGCTCACGCAAGTGTTCTATGATCACACCGAAACTTACGCGCCCTGTTTTTTCGCCATGCTGCTTTGGTTGGTGCTGATGGTTGCGCAGGTGCGTTCGCGCAATTCCAAACTGCTGTGGATGCTTGCCGTGCTGTATCTCATCAACGTGAAAATGCATCCCGTAACGGTGCTTCTGGGGCCTGCGCTTGCACTCGCCTTCGTTTATCAATATGCTTCGTCCAGATCATCATGGCTGTTCACTTGGAAAGGACTTTCAGGGGCGATCATTGCACCGATATTTTTGATGGGCGCGGTACTTTATTTCTTCATTCTCCATGATTATGATGATCCGCGTTTTTTGGAAGGTGTGACCGATGCCGAACGGGTCTTTCTACCGCTTCTTTCCCCAGCACCTCCGCTTGACAGATACAACCTGCTCAGCTTAAACCACATTGCCGATTACGCGAACATGATGCTTCATTGGTCCATTCCAGCTTGGCTTATTGTTGCTGGTGGGCTCGTGATAGTGGGTGCAAAAAGATTGTTCCACTCCGTGGAGAGCAAGCTCATATTCCTGACGCTCCTGCTGTTCGCATCCTTCTTCTTTGTGTTCAATCCGTTGCTTTCCATGCCCATGGATTGGGATGTTTTCTCATTCCCTGCCATTGTGCTATTGGTGCTCTCGGTATTGGTCGTAGAGCAGATTCAGGACGAACGAACAAGCAAGATCCTTGTTCCTGCGGCCATCTCCCTTCAGGTGCTGCTTATTCCCATGTTCCTCGTCAATGCAGATAAGAAAATGCTTTCCCAACGCTTGGAGAAGGTCGGGGTTCATGTCTTCAAAACGTATTATCTCCACTCGACCCGCATTCTTTTTGGTGCTTGGAACATGACCGAAAACGTGGATGAATACTTCAACAGAAAGCGGGCAATTGAAGATGAGTTACAACCGTTTGCCTTGCTTGGCAACGACCCGAAATATGCGAATCTTTTGATGGATGACGGGTTTTACTATCTCCGTTACGGAAACGATCCCGCAAAGGCGCTCGGTTTTCTGAGGGAGGCACTTCGGTACAATCCGAGTTCGGTTGAAATACAAGAGTTGTTGCGGGAAGCACAGGCAAACGTGAACCGATGAACGGGAGGCAGCGAAGCATAGGAGCTGTTGCTCTGATTCTGGTCTGTACCATTGCCGCCATGTTTCCAACCCTGCTCAATGGTTGGACCAGTTGGGATGATAAGGTCTATGTGCTCGATAACGCCTTGATTCAGCACCTTTCGTGGGCAAACCTCAAAGCGATCTTCACCACGTTGGAAGTCAATGGAACGTATTCTCCGTTGGTGCTTCTGAGTTGGGCAGCCAACTATTGGATTGAGGGAAATTCTCCGTTCGGCTACCATTTGCTCAACCTGTTGCTTCATGCAGCCAATGCAGTACTTGTTTTTCTATTTGTTCGCAGGCTGAGTGAAAGCCTGACCGTTGCCACGCTTGCAGCTCTCTTGTTCGGCATCCATCCCATGAATGTGGAGCCTGTGGCTTGGATAACAGGGCGGAAAGATGTTCTCTACGCGTTCTTCTCGCTGCTTTCACTTACCACGTATGTCAAATATGCGCAGCAGGGTTTCAAAAATCGAAGCTTGGTGTTTTGGTCGTGTCTGTTTTTGCTTTTCGCTTTGCTTTCCAAAGCCACAGCGGTTGTCGTACCCATTTGGATGTTGCTCATTGATCTGCGCTTCGCGGATCGATTGAACAAAAAGATCCTGTTGCAGAAGCTGCCATTTCTTTCCTTGGCCGGTGTTTTCGGACTGCTGGCCATCTATGCGCAGCAACAGACGCCAGCGCTCTCAACTGCTATTGATCGCTCATTCCTCCATTCTATTCTATCTGCGGGCTACAGCCATTTGATGTACTTTCTCAAAGCCCTGTTTCCGTTCCAATTGGCGGCATTTCATCCTTATCCGAAAGAAGGAATCACAACGGATCTGCTATCGTGGTTCGGTCTGATTCTTTGGCTCGGAACCGCTTTCGCAAGTGCCTTTTGGTTCTCCAAAAACAAGCGGTCGTTGACTGCCTTTGGAGTGTTGTTTTTCCTCATCGGCATCTTTCCTGTCTCGCAGATCATTCCTGTCGGGGAAGCCGTTCTGGCCGATCGCTACGCATACCTTCCGTACATCGGTCTGTTCGTGGCTTCAGTAGTTTTTCTTGAACGTTTGATGAATCGCAATG
Above is a window of Flavobacteriales bacterium DNA encoding:
- a CDS encoding tetratricopeptide repeat protein, with product MIFRRISELPNYAIHLILMVLAAAVYYPMMNAEFVRWDDTHYILQNLLVRHFSWEAVKDIFTTKQVMGTYSPIILLSWMIDYKIAGYDPRWFHAVNFGWHLLNITLVYGLIKRWFANKEVALVSTLLFAVHPMNVEVVAWATGRKDLMFVGLLLLSLWFYHKYAIGKRPLVIYGLTLLFFVLAVLAKAVAVVLPVILLLLDVFVYRKKFSFKLVLEKLPFFVIALAGGIWAIVAQKDVGAIQSANDIPVWMTPFLFTYRIAQYLIRFVWPPYLSNFYPFDEMLGQGLPWYVFASLPAVLFLFFLLWRYGRKLPLTFFGVLFFTVCLLPVLQLIPLGNSLIADRYVYLPYIGLFISLVLVLVEVGKTASKPMNLSLNVIVLVWIIALGFRANLQARVWESDRTLWSNYIEHYPDDDMGYGKLGIYYADHGEMEEAMDCFNKEVEKDPDFYSGYTNRGLAYEEMGDFDRAFADLNKAIELRDDFAMSRINRGLAYLNTGQLQKALADLEKAIELEPQNPAAHYNLALTMERLQKVPEALDHYSKAIEIDPKNPELYYHRGRLYALTFKLNEGLADIDRALELNGNDPKYYVLRSEIYISKGDKRMAKENALQAKARGGVVSEQYMRMLDD
- a CDS encoding tetratricopeptide repeat protein, producing MNGRQRSIGAVALILVCTIAAMFPTLLNGWTSWDDKVYVLDNALIQHLSWANLKAIFTTLEVNGTYSPLVLLSWAANYWIEGNSPFGYHLLNLLLHAANAVLVFLFVRRLSESLTVATLAALLFGIHPMNVEPVAWITGRKDVLYAFFSLLSLTTYVKYAQQGFKNRSLVFWSCLFLLFALLSKATAVVVPIWMLLIDLRFADRLNKKILLQKLPFLSLAGVFGLLAIYAQQQTPALSTAIDRSFLHSILSAGYSHLMYFLKALFPFQLAAFHPYPKEGITTDLLSWFGLILWLGTAFASAFWFSKNKRSLTAFGVLFFLIGIFPVSQIIPVGEAVLADRYAYLPYIGLFVASVVFLERLMNRNGIKPMLIQVTILGYAFWLGFSSFQTARTWENDDTLWTNVMRIYPDCAKAYVNRGSYCANRNETELALLDMEKALSLNPNMLELHQQLGLLYQRLERFDDAERSFTNALKLDPTYEPALLNRALNFAYLGNLEKAITDLTLVTVVNESNSLAYLNRGVLYEQVGAMNLAMADYTKVVELKPLEHEGFQYRAVLNFRTGDLNQALQDALKWEDLRPKDAKAQRWLARIYFKLDDLELARTHARRAAELGGPLEPQELEQLGTDQR